A genomic stretch from Ictalurus punctatus breed USDA103 chromosome 2, Coco_2.0, whole genome shotgun sequence includes:
- the arhgap44a gene encoding rho GTPase-activating protein 44 isoform X10 codes for MKKQFNRMRQLANQTVGRAEKTEVLSDDLLQVEKRLDLVKQVSHSTHKKLTACLQGQQGADVDKRSVKSPTKKLPLTTLAQCMIEGAAVLGDDSLLGKMLKLCGDTEEKLAQELIVFELQMERDVVDPLYVLAEYSKSILHTKTQLYAHIPQMDVPQIQQAEIRVDIPNIQKQRKHLAKLVLDMDSARTRWQQSCKSSSHPSNLTPAGAKADALREEMEETANRMEICRDQLSADMYNFVAKEIDYANTFQTLIEIQAEYHKKSLEILQSVLPQIKAHQEAWIEKPSYGKPLEEHLTLSGRDIAFPIEACVTMLLECGMQEEGLFRVAPSASKLKKLKASLDCGVLDVQEYSADPHAIAGALKSYLRELPEPLMTSQLYDDWIQASNVQDMDKRLQALLAACEKLPTVNLNNFRYLIKFLAKLSEYQDANKMTPGNIAIVLGPNLLWTHSEANMTEMMTTVSLQIVGIIEPIIQHADWFFPGDIEFNLTGSYGSPIHTNHNSNYSSMPSPDMDQSDRKQSHDQGRRPLSVATDNMMLEFYKKDGIRKIQSMGVRVMDTSWVKGKGASTLARKASSTPPSAQPPGSPADTLITEQPGELNTSPIPTPPPVDRARTQHTVMVRAEFGCLNGKMVLDLVQCADTSTLKSKELSPVIGHKAVQAAGQPVPPVGQQSNSQSPHSAEHSPHTLRKAASKKLAPVPPKVPYGQSGAMSDQSTGQPSPVSLSPTPPSTPSPYGLGCAPGHVPPTSPGQGPLGTSHSLLSSPPSLTGTLNKSRPAPKPRQRPSLPPPQPPTIPPSVPQPMEQGLMDGLSPGESMSTGKHVSVTTARAGGQHPSFKLSVSPSYAGDGL; via the exons GGCAGAAAAAACAGAAGTATTAAGTGATGATCTACTACAG GTGGAGAAGCGTCTGGACTTGGTGAAGCAGGTCTCGCACAGCACACATAAGAAGCTCACAGCCTGCCTGCAGGGACAGCAAGGGGCCGATGTGGACAAGAGATCAGTCAAATCACCTACG AAAAAGTTGCCCCTGACCACATTGGCTCAGTGTATGATAGAAGGTGCTGCAGTATTAGGGGACGATTCTCTGCTAGG TAAGATGCTGAAGCTATGTGGGGATACTGAAGAGAAGCTGGCCCAGGAGCTCATTGTCTTTGAGCTCCAGATGGAAAGAGATGTGGTGGACCCTCTCTATGTCCTGGCCGAG TACAGCAAATCCATTTTACATACAAAAACACAATTGTATGCCCACATACCACAGATGGATGTACCACAGATCCAGCAAGCAGAGATTAGG GTGGACATTCCCAACATACAGAAACAGCGGAAACATCTAGCCAAGCTTGTCTTGGACATGGATTCGGCACGGACAAG GTGGCAGCAGTCATGCAAGTCCTCCAGTCACCCCAGCAATCTAACCCCAGCCGGGGCCAAAGCAGATGCGCTCCgagaggagatggaggagaCGGCCAATCGCATGGAGATCTGCAGG GACCAGTTGTCAGCAGACATGTACAACTTTGTGGCCAAAGAAATAGACTATGCAAACACCTTTCAGACG CTTATAGAGATTCAAGCAGAGTATCACAAGAAGTCTTTGGAGATTTTGCAGAGTGTGCTGCCACAGATCAAAGCTCACCAGG AGGCTTGGATAGAAAAGCCATCCTATGGCAAGCCTTTGGAGGAGCATCTGACCCTCAGTGGCAGAGACATAGCTTTTCCCATTGAGGCGTGTGTCACCATGCTGCTGGAATGTGGCATGCAGGAGGAG GGTTTGTTCCGTGTGGCCCCTTCAGCATCCAAGTTGAAGAAGCTGAAAGCATCTCTAGATTGCGGGGTTCTGGATGTGCAGGAATACTCTGCAGATCCACATGCTATAGCAG GAGCTCTGAAGTCATATCTCCGTGAACTCCCTGAACCTCTAATGACCTCTCAGCTCTATGATGATTGGATTCAGGCTTCAAA TGTTCAAGATATGGACAAGAGGCTCCAAGCCCTCCTGGCTGCATGTGAGAAACTTCCAACAGTCAATTTAAACAACTTCAG ATACTTGATTAAATTCCTAGCCAAGCTCAGTGAGTACCAGGATGCCAACAAAATGACACCTGGTAACATTGCGATAGTGTTGGGACCCAATCTGCTGTGGACACATTCTGAAGC GAACATGACAGAAATGATGACCACAGTATCTCTGCAAATCGTTGGTATCATTGAGCCTATCATCCAGCATGCCGACTGGTTCTTCCCAGGAG ATATTGAGTTCAACCTGACAGGCAGCTACGGTAGCCCCATCCACACCAACCACAACTCCAACTACAGCTCCATGCCCTCGCCAGACATGGACCAATCAGATCGTAAGCAGTCACACGACCAAGGCCGACGCCCCCTCAGCGTTGCCACTGACAACATGATGCTGGAGTTCTACAAAAAGGATGG CATTAGGAAAATACAAAG TATGGGAGTCAGAGTGATGGATACATCCTGGGTGAAGGGTAAAGGTGCATCCACGCTTGCTCGAAAAGCCTCGTCCACCCCTCCCAGCGCCCAGCCACCTGGATCGCCCGCTGACACACTCATAACTGAGCAGCCTGGAGAGCTGAATACATCCCCCATTCCCACCCCTCCACCAGTAGACAGGGCTAG AACTCAACACACTGTGATGGTCAGAGCTGAGTTTGGCtgtttaaatggaaaaatggtCCTGGACTTGGTGCAGTGCGCAGACACAAG CACACTGAAGAGCAAGGAGCTCTCACCTGTGATTGGCCATAAGGCCGTGCAGGCGGCAGGACAGCCAGTGCCACCTGTTGGCCAGCAAAGCAACAGCCAATCGCCACACTCAGCTGAGCACAGCCCTCACACCCTGCGCAAAG CAGCCTCGAAGAAGCTGGCCCCTGTGCCACCCAAGGTTCCTTACGGCCAGTCAGGGGCGATGTCCGACCAGTCCACAGGTCAGCCGTCCCCGGTCAGCCTGTCCCCCACTCCCCCAAGCACCCCGTCCCCGTATGGCCTGGGCTGTGCCCCAGGGCATGTGCCCCCCACCTCTCCTGGGCAGGGCCCACTAGGCACGTCCcactctctcctttcctctccccCATCTCTGACTGGCACGCTCAACAAGTCGCGGCCTGCCCCCAAACCGCGACAGAGACCAAGTCTGCCCCCTCCACAGCCACCCACTATCCCCCCCAGTGTCCCCCAGCCAATGGAACAGGGCCTGATGGACGGATTGTCCCCCGGGGAGAGCATGTCCACAGGTAAACATGTCTCAGTGACAACCGCAAGAGCGGGAGGACAGCATCCCTCTTTCAAACTGTCTGTCTCGCCATCCTATGCAGGCGATGGACTTTGA
- the arhgap44a gene encoding rho GTPase-activating protein 44 isoform X4, translating to MKKQFNRMRQLANQTVGRAEKTEVLSDDLLQVEKRLDLVKQVSHSTHKKLTACLQGQQGADVDKRSVKSPTKKLPLTTLAQCMIEGAAVLGDDSLLGKMLKLCGDTEEKLAQELIVFELQMERDVVDPLYVLAEYSKSILHTKTQLYAHIPQMDVPQIQQAEIRVDIPNIQKQRKHLAKLVLDMDSARTRWQQSCKSSSHPSNLTPAGAKADALREEMEETANRMEICRDQLSADMYNFVAKEIDYANTFQTLIEIQAEYHKKSLEILQSVLPQIKAHQEAWIEKPSYGKPLEEHLTLSGRDIAFPIEACVTMLLECGMQEEGLFRVAPSASKLKKLKASLDCGVLDVQEYSADPHAIAGALKSYLRELPEPLMTSQLYDDWIQASNVQDMDKRLQALLAACEKLPTVNLNNFRYLIKFLAKLSEYQDANKMTPGNIAIVLGPNLLWTHSEANMTEMMTTVSLQIVGIIEPIIQHADWFFPGDIEFNLTGSYGSPIHTNHNSNYSSMPSPDMDQSDRKQSHDQGRRPLSVATDNMMLEFYKKDGIRKIQSMGVRVMDTSWVKGKGASTLARKASSTPPSAQPPGSPADTLITEQPGELNTSPIPTPPPVDRASSNEVSPHRPDPSHAHAPHGEERPPPPYPSASTTSHAPHHFYPKPPPCARPVAPGPESQPPDSPPSQLRWSGYGPPQPQPPPSSSSSSSSSSSLDINSNPKPSCLHFPKHGPACELPDVNTSPLYVKTPLILTRNEVALGNPPSLPTSGPPPWAACPCARERGPPRLPSTLKSKELSPVIGHKAVQAAGQPVPPVGQQSNSQSPHSAEHSPHTLRKAASKKLAPVPPKVPYGQSGAMSDQSTGQPSPVSLSPTPPSTPSPYGLGCAPGHVPPTSPGQGPLGTSHSLLSSPPSLTGTLNKSRPAPKPRQRPSLPPPQPPTIPPSVPQPMEQGLMDGLSPGESMSTGKHVSVTTARAGGQHPSFKLSVSPSYAGDGL from the exons GGCAGAAAAAACAGAAGTATTAAGTGATGATCTACTACAG GTGGAGAAGCGTCTGGACTTGGTGAAGCAGGTCTCGCACAGCACACATAAGAAGCTCACAGCCTGCCTGCAGGGACAGCAAGGGGCCGATGTGGACAAGAGATCAGTCAAATCACCTACG AAAAAGTTGCCCCTGACCACATTGGCTCAGTGTATGATAGAAGGTGCTGCAGTATTAGGGGACGATTCTCTGCTAGG TAAGATGCTGAAGCTATGTGGGGATACTGAAGAGAAGCTGGCCCAGGAGCTCATTGTCTTTGAGCTCCAGATGGAAAGAGATGTGGTGGACCCTCTCTATGTCCTGGCCGAG TACAGCAAATCCATTTTACATACAAAAACACAATTGTATGCCCACATACCACAGATGGATGTACCACAGATCCAGCAAGCAGAGATTAGG GTGGACATTCCCAACATACAGAAACAGCGGAAACATCTAGCCAAGCTTGTCTTGGACATGGATTCGGCACGGACAAG GTGGCAGCAGTCATGCAAGTCCTCCAGTCACCCCAGCAATCTAACCCCAGCCGGGGCCAAAGCAGATGCGCTCCgagaggagatggaggagaCGGCCAATCGCATGGAGATCTGCAGG GACCAGTTGTCAGCAGACATGTACAACTTTGTGGCCAAAGAAATAGACTATGCAAACACCTTTCAGACG CTTATAGAGATTCAAGCAGAGTATCACAAGAAGTCTTTGGAGATTTTGCAGAGTGTGCTGCCACAGATCAAAGCTCACCAGG AGGCTTGGATAGAAAAGCCATCCTATGGCAAGCCTTTGGAGGAGCATCTGACCCTCAGTGGCAGAGACATAGCTTTTCCCATTGAGGCGTGTGTCACCATGCTGCTGGAATGTGGCATGCAGGAGGAG GGTTTGTTCCGTGTGGCCCCTTCAGCATCCAAGTTGAAGAAGCTGAAAGCATCTCTAGATTGCGGGGTTCTGGATGTGCAGGAATACTCTGCAGATCCACATGCTATAGCAG GAGCTCTGAAGTCATATCTCCGTGAACTCCCTGAACCTCTAATGACCTCTCAGCTCTATGATGATTGGATTCAGGCTTCAAA TGTTCAAGATATGGACAAGAGGCTCCAAGCCCTCCTGGCTGCATGTGAGAAACTTCCAACAGTCAATTTAAACAACTTCAG ATACTTGATTAAATTCCTAGCCAAGCTCAGTGAGTACCAGGATGCCAACAAAATGACACCTGGTAACATTGCGATAGTGTTGGGACCCAATCTGCTGTGGACACATTCTGAAGC GAACATGACAGAAATGATGACCACAGTATCTCTGCAAATCGTTGGTATCATTGAGCCTATCATCCAGCATGCCGACTGGTTCTTCCCAGGAG ATATTGAGTTCAACCTGACAGGCAGCTACGGTAGCCCCATCCACACCAACCACAACTCCAACTACAGCTCCATGCCCTCGCCAGACATGGACCAATCAGATCGTAAGCAGTCACACGACCAAGGCCGACGCCCCCTCAGCGTTGCCACTGACAACATGATGCTGGAGTTCTACAAAAAGGATGG CATTAGGAAAATACAAAG TATGGGAGTCAGAGTGATGGATACATCCTGGGTGAAGGGTAAAGGTGCATCCACGCTTGCTCGAAAAGCCTCGTCCACCCCTCCCAGCGCCCAGCCACCTGGATCGCCCGCTGACACACTCATAACTGAGCAGCCTGGAGAGCTGAATACATCCCCCATTCCCACCCCTCCACCAGTAGACAGGGCTAG CTCCAACGAGGTGTCACCCCACCGGCCGGACCCCTCTCATGCCCATGCGCCCCACGGGGAGGAGCGGCCACCCCCTCCTTACCCTTCCGCATCCACCACCTCCCACGCCCCTCACCACTTCTATCCCAAACCCCCTCCCTGTGCACGGCCAGTGGCCCCAGGGCCCGAATCACAGCCCCCTGACTCCCCACCCTCCCAATTACGTTGGTCCGGCTATGGCCCTCCTCAACCCCAGCCACccccttcctcctcttcttcctcctcttcctcttcttctctcgACATTAACTCCAACCCCAAGCCCAGCTGCCTGCACTTCCCCAAACACGGCCCAGCATGTGAGCTGCCAGACGTGAACACCTCCCCTCTCTACGTTAAAACACCCCTCATTTTGACCCGCAACGAGGTGGCCCTCGGAAACCCCCCTAGCCTTCCCACATCCGGCCCCCCTCCGTGGGCTGCCTGTCCATGTGCCCGTGAACGAGGACCCCCCAGGCTGCCTAG CACACTGAAGAGCAAGGAGCTCTCACCTGTGATTGGCCATAAGGCCGTGCAGGCGGCAGGACAGCCAGTGCCACCTGTTGGCCAGCAAAGCAACAGCCAATCGCCACACTCAGCTGAGCACAGCCCTCACACCCTGCGCAAAG CAGCCTCGAAGAAGCTGGCCCCTGTGCCACCCAAGGTTCCTTACGGCCAGTCAGGGGCGATGTCCGACCAGTCCACAGGTCAGCCGTCCCCGGTCAGCCTGTCCCCCACTCCCCCAAGCACCCCGTCCCCGTATGGCCTGGGCTGTGCCCCAGGGCATGTGCCCCCCACCTCTCCTGGGCAGGGCCCACTAGGCACGTCCcactctctcctttcctctccccCATCTCTGACTGGCACGCTCAACAAGTCGCGGCCTGCCCCCAAACCGCGACAGAGACCAAGTCTGCCCCCTCCACAGCCACCCACTATCCCCCCCAGTGTCCCCCAGCCAATGGAACAGGGCCTGATGGACGGATTGTCCCCCGGGGAGAGCATGTCCACAGGTAAACATGTCTCAGTGACAACCGCAAGAGCGGGAGGACAGCATCCCTCTTTCAAACTGTCTGTCTCGCCATCCTATGCAGGCGATGGACTTTGA
- the arhgap44a gene encoding rho GTPase-activating protein 44 isoform X9, giving the protein MKKQFNRMRQLANQTVGRAEKTEVLSDDLLQVEKRLDLVKQVSHSTHKKLTACLQGQQGADVDKRSVKSPTKKLPLTTLAQCMIEGAAVLGDDSLLGKMLKLCGDTEEKLAQELIVFELQMERDVVDPLYVLAEVDIPNIQKQRKHLAKLVLDMDSARTRWQQSCKSSSHPSNLTPAGAKADALREEMEETANRMEICRDQLSADMYNFVAKEIDYANTFQTLIEIQAEYHKKSLEILQSVLPQIKAHQEAWIEKPSYGKPLEEHLTLSGRDIAFPIEACVTMLLECGMQEEGLFRVAPSASKLKKLKASLDCGVLDVQEYSADPHAIAGALKSYLRELPEPLMTSQLYDDWIQASNVQDMDKRLQALLAACEKLPTVNLNNFRYLIKFLAKLSEYQDANKMTPGNIAIVLGPNLLWTHSEANMTEMMTTVSLQIVGIIEPIIQHADWFFPGDIEFNLTGSYGSPIHTNHNSNYSSMPSPDMDQSDRKQSHDQGRRPLSVATDNMMLEFYKKDGIRKIQSMGVRVMDTSWVKGKGASTLARKASSTPPSAQPPGSPADTLITEQPGELNTSPIPTPPPVDRASSNEVSPHRPDPSHAHAPHGEERPPPPYPSASTTSHAPHHFYPKPPPCARPVAPGPESQPPDSPPSQLRWSGYGPPQPQPPPSSSSSSSSSSSLDINSNPKPSCLHFPKHGPACELPDVNTSPLYVKTPLILTRNEVALGNPPSLPTSGPPPWAACPCARERGPPRLPSTLKSKELSPVIGHKAVQAAGQPVPPVGQQSNSQSPHSAEHSPHTLRKASKKLAPVPPKVPYGQSGAMSDQSTGQPSPVSLSPTPPSTPSPYGLGCAPGHVPPTSPGQGPLGTSHSLLSSPPSLTGTLNKSRPAPKPRQRPSLPPPQPPTIPPSVPQPMEQGLMDGLSPGESMSTGKHVSVTTARAGGQHPSFKLSVSPSYAGDGL; this is encoded by the exons GGCAGAAAAAACAGAAGTATTAAGTGATGATCTACTACAG GTGGAGAAGCGTCTGGACTTGGTGAAGCAGGTCTCGCACAGCACACATAAGAAGCTCACAGCCTGCCTGCAGGGACAGCAAGGGGCCGATGTGGACAAGAGATCAGTCAAATCACCTACG AAAAAGTTGCCCCTGACCACATTGGCTCAGTGTATGATAGAAGGTGCTGCAGTATTAGGGGACGATTCTCTGCTAGG TAAGATGCTGAAGCTATGTGGGGATACTGAAGAGAAGCTGGCCCAGGAGCTCATTGTCTTTGAGCTCCAGATGGAAAGAGATGTGGTGGACCCTCTCTATGTCCTGGCCGAG GTGGACATTCCCAACATACAGAAACAGCGGAAACATCTAGCCAAGCTTGTCTTGGACATGGATTCGGCACGGACAAG GTGGCAGCAGTCATGCAAGTCCTCCAGTCACCCCAGCAATCTAACCCCAGCCGGGGCCAAAGCAGATGCGCTCCgagaggagatggaggagaCGGCCAATCGCATGGAGATCTGCAGG GACCAGTTGTCAGCAGACATGTACAACTTTGTGGCCAAAGAAATAGACTATGCAAACACCTTTCAGACG CTTATAGAGATTCAAGCAGAGTATCACAAGAAGTCTTTGGAGATTTTGCAGAGTGTGCTGCCACAGATCAAAGCTCACCAGG AGGCTTGGATAGAAAAGCCATCCTATGGCAAGCCTTTGGAGGAGCATCTGACCCTCAGTGGCAGAGACATAGCTTTTCCCATTGAGGCGTGTGTCACCATGCTGCTGGAATGTGGCATGCAGGAGGAG GGTTTGTTCCGTGTGGCCCCTTCAGCATCCAAGTTGAAGAAGCTGAAAGCATCTCTAGATTGCGGGGTTCTGGATGTGCAGGAATACTCTGCAGATCCACATGCTATAGCAG GAGCTCTGAAGTCATATCTCCGTGAACTCCCTGAACCTCTAATGACCTCTCAGCTCTATGATGATTGGATTCAGGCTTCAAA TGTTCAAGATATGGACAAGAGGCTCCAAGCCCTCCTGGCTGCATGTGAGAAACTTCCAACAGTCAATTTAAACAACTTCAG ATACTTGATTAAATTCCTAGCCAAGCTCAGTGAGTACCAGGATGCCAACAAAATGACACCTGGTAACATTGCGATAGTGTTGGGACCCAATCTGCTGTGGACACATTCTGAAGC GAACATGACAGAAATGATGACCACAGTATCTCTGCAAATCGTTGGTATCATTGAGCCTATCATCCAGCATGCCGACTGGTTCTTCCCAGGAG ATATTGAGTTCAACCTGACAGGCAGCTACGGTAGCCCCATCCACACCAACCACAACTCCAACTACAGCTCCATGCCCTCGCCAGACATGGACCAATCAGATCGTAAGCAGTCACACGACCAAGGCCGACGCCCCCTCAGCGTTGCCACTGACAACATGATGCTGGAGTTCTACAAAAAGGATGG CATTAGGAAAATACAAAG TATGGGAGTCAGAGTGATGGATACATCCTGGGTGAAGGGTAAAGGTGCATCCACGCTTGCTCGAAAAGCCTCGTCCACCCCTCCCAGCGCCCAGCCACCTGGATCGCCCGCTGACACACTCATAACTGAGCAGCCTGGAGAGCTGAATACATCCCCCATTCCCACCCCTCCACCAGTAGACAGGGCTAG CTCCAACGAGGTGTCACCCCACCGGCCGGACCCCTCTCATGCCCATGCGCCCCACGGGGAGGAGCGGCCACCCCCTCCTTACCCTTCCGCATCCACCACCTCCCACGCCCCTCACCACTTCTATCCCAAACCCCCTCCCTGTGCACGGCCAGTGGCCCCAGGGCCCGAATCACAGCCCCCTGACTCCCCACCCTCCCAATTACGTTGGTCCGGCTATGGCCCTCCTCAACCCCAGCCACccccttcctcctcttcttcctcctcttcctcttcttctctcgACATTAACTCCAACCCCAAGCCCAGCTGCCTGCACTTCCCCAAACACGGCCCAGCATGTGAGCTGCCAGACGTGAACACCTCCCCTCTCTACGTTAAAACACCCCTCATTTTGACCCGCAACGAGGTGGCCCTCGGAAACCCCCCTAGCCTTCCCACATCCGGCCCCCCTCCGTGGGCTGCCTGTCCATGTGCCCGTGAACGAGGACCCCCCAGGCTGCCTAG CACACTGAAGAGCAAGGAGCTCTCACCTGTGATTGGCCATAAGGCCGTGCAGGCGGCAGGACAGCCAGTGCCACCTGTTGGCCAGCAAAGCAACAGCCAATCGCCACACTCAGCTGAGCACAGCCCTCACACCCTGCGCAAAG CCTCGAAGAAGCTGGCCCCTGTGCCACCCAAGGTTCCTTACGGCCAGTCAGGGGCGATGTCCGACCAGTCCACAGGTCAGCCGTCCCCGGTCAGCCTGTCCCCCACTCCCCCAAGCACCCCGTCCCCGTATGGCCTGGGCTGTGCCCCAGGGCATGTGCCCCCCACCTCTCCTGGGCAGGGCCCACTAGGCACGTCCcactctctcctttcctctccccCATCTCTGACTGGCACGCTCAACAAGTCGCGGCCTGCCCCCAAACCGCGACAGAGACCAAGTCTGCCCCCTCCACAGCCACCCACTATCCCCCCCAGTGTCCCCCAGCCAATGGAACAGGGCCTGATGGACGGATTGTCCCCCGGGGAGAGCATGTCCACAGGTAAACATGTCTCAGTGACAACCGCAAGAGCGGGAGGACAGCATCCCTCTTTCAAACTGTCTGTCTCGCCATCCTATGCAGGCGATGGACTTTGA